CCACTTGGCATTTCAGCACATGCATCCACCAATTAATGAGTTACACGAGTTAGTCTCGGATAGAGCTATGATCTCCAAAAACATTTGAAGAGAGCGCAGGAGCGCATTAAACGACAAGCAGACAAACAATCAAAGTGAGCAATAGTTTGAGGTGGGGGGTCAAGTGTATTTGAAAGATGTAGCCGTATCTTTAGAATTCACTGGCTGCTCGCTGGAACCAGAAGCTGGCATTTAAGTTCTATGGACCTTACCAAGTATCGCAAAAAGTGGGTATGGTGTACTAGAAGCTTCAGCTTCCGGTTAATTCCAAGATTCACAATGTGATCCATGTTTCTCAATGGAAGAAACACCTATCACCTTCAACAATCGTTGAGAAAAATATGGGAGTCATAGTACCTCAAGAGATGTCTCTTCTCTGATCGCTACCTTCTTACAATCAAAGCCCATCCAACATGGCAGCAAACTCAAGCCCCAGATGAAGGTTCGTTGGTGCAACCGTCCAGACACTTAGGATACTTGGGAAGATGTGTTTGCTTTCGACGCTTGCTTCCCTACTCTCACGGCTTGGGGTCAAGCCGCGCCTGAAAGAGCGGGGAGTGTTATGTGGTGGCCCAGCCCAGGAAGGCGGCCCAAGGCTTCTGAACGCAACCGTGGGTTGGCCAGGGCTAGGAAGCAGGAGAAGCTAACTGGCGGGAGGAATATATAAGAGACAGAGAGGTGGTCGACAGAGGCAATGAAGAACAGAATATCAACTAGTTTTCCCCTTTTCCATTTCAAACTTGTATCCAAGTCCAGTTGATTGTTCCACTTGTATTGGATCTTCCGGTTTATATAAGTGCGTGCATAACACATAGCGTCTCCACACGGGAGCTCCTATAGCGACCCGAAGCAACCGAGGGGGGGAGGGGGACTGGGCATGCCCATTTGCTGGCACTGAAACGGCTCGGTgtaaaaatccagaaaatcaaaGCGCTTCCCATGGATCGAACGCGAGACCTCCAACTAGGATCCAGTGTGGCTAGCTAATCGAGTTGTTGAGCGTTTGCGATTGCTTGGCAACGTGAATCTTTAAGAACTAACTCTAGCGATAGATCCGAACATTTTTTTTTACATTTCTGAACAATTGTTCAAAAAGCGAAACATTTTTCTATAttccgaacaaattttgaaaatatcAAACCATTTTTGCAATTGTGAACAACTTTTGAAGTTCTGAACATTTTGTTGAAAATGTGAACTAAATTTTCATATCtagaacatttttttggaaaaagtgaacaatttttaaaattctaAACAATATTTGAAAATGCAAACATTCTAACTTTATTTGAATGTATGAATGTTTTTTAGAATAAGCGAATATGTTTTGAAAACTAAATTTTATGAATTTCTGCTCATTTTCTAAAATAATTGAACAAAACATAAAAATAGGAACgttttttaaattttgaaaatataaacattttctaaaatttctaacattttttgAACACCTGTGCATTTTAAAATATAAActtgaaaaagaaaaaaggaaaaggaaaaagaatgaaaaaagaaaaaagaaacagaaaaggaaaaggacATGTCGTTTGGCTCAGTCGGGGGCGCCCCTGCCGATGCGAAGCGTGCTCTGCGACTCTGTCAGTAGGGTATCGCTGCAAAGCGTGGCCAACGCCCGTTGCGAGTTGGGCTTGCCCGCTGCGGTCCTGCCGCCCGGAGCTTGCGCGCTTCGGTGCTGTAGGTAGACGAGGTCAGTCATCTGCTCAAAATTACTGCTAGCACAACTCCAAACCCGTTCAACTCGCCAGCCGCTCCAGCTGCCTCGTCTCCCATGTGCCATCGCCTGACAGCAACGCTCGAGGCATACACAAAGACTTGTGGCATCCAGGTGCCCAAGTCTTCCCTAGGGTAAAGGGGACAAGAGTTGACACACGCGGTTTAACAGCCTGTTCCCCGGTGCTTCCGACGAGCCAAACGACATGTCCTTCCACCCATAAATAAACGGACTTCAACTACTACTACACTTGGTTAGTCAATGTCAATTGGTGATTATTAGGGAATCAATCACGTACGCGAAACATTTCCAACTCCAAGCTGGCAAGTTTGTTACGTATATAAAACACATCGGCCACTCGCATGAACGATCAGGACAcccgccctctccctcccctcccctccccatcgAGCCGAGCCCCACCCACCCCGCCATCGCCATGTCCTGCTGCTGCGGCAGCCTCAAGTACTGCTGCAAGTTCTTCGGCGGCTTGCTCGGCGCCCTCTTCCCGATCGGCGTCATCATCCTCATCTACTGGGCCATCTTTCAGCCCCACCAAATCCGCGCCACCGTCGGCTCCGCCACGCTCACCGGCCTCACCGTCACCAATGCCTCCGTCGTATCCTACCGCCTCGCCGTCACCCTCGACATATACAACCCCAGCCTCCGCGTCGGCATCTACTACGACACGCTGGACGCCGAGCTCAGCTACCGCGGCGCATCGCTCGGCGGCCCCGCCGTTGGCGCTTCCACGGCGTCCCCGGCCGAGTTCTACCAGCGGAGGAAGAGCTGGGAGACGGTGAAGGTGGAGTTCGACGGGAGCAGTGGCGGCATCCTCCCCGGCGACGTTGCTGCGGAGCTGGAGAAGGAGATGGGTCGGGGGACGGTGAGCTTGGAGGTCGCCGTGGACGCGCGGGTGAGGTACAGGTTCAACACCATCAAGATTCGCCAGAAGCCCAATTTGTGGTGCTCGCTCACCATCCCGGTTAAGCCGGATCAGGGCCGCGGCGTCGGCGGCGCTCTTACCTCCGGCGACCGCTGTAGCGTCAAGTATTGATCACCACAATTACAATCGCTGTCGGTGAAGGAAGCTTGACTTGCGCACTTCCTTCGGTTTGCATCTTTTTCATGTTTCCTTTGGAGATTAGCGTGCTAGTTTCATCGGTTTGTGTTTTGTGTAAAGATTTGCATTATTTGGGATGGTGATCGTCCCCTGTATTATCACAGTTATCGAAACTTCGTTGCGTTCTTAAATTATTCATCTCGACAAGTGGTGTGGCAATGGTATAAACATGCTTCATACGCACGTTGTAAGGTCAACCCAAGGCGCCGACGCAAACAGTGCGAAATTTGTCTCCTTTTTGTCCTTTGGATTGGCAGTAGGGTGGCGTCCGTTGTTGGCCGTGCATGTCTGTAGCGTGTAAACTGACCGACCCATTTGATCCGTCTAGTCAAAAAAATTGTCAATTTTTCTTTATTTGGCATTCTATACATATAAATCAActagagaaataaaaataaaacattAACAAACAAGTCATATAGTTTTTGGCTCTACAGACAAGACAAGGAGGTCATCGGACGAAAGTGTAAGGTGGGCTGGAAGGTAGTCACCACACCGGAGCGCACCGGGGACTGGGCATCCACGACCTGGCCAATTCGCTCGTGCCCCGCGGCTCTGGTGGCTTTGGCTCTCCTGGACGCAGCCAGCCCGCCCGTGGGTAGGCACGAGCATCCCTTGCGACGCTATCGATCGCGCCCTGTTCACTGCCTGCACGGTGGTCACCATTGGCGGCGCCACAACGGCCTCCTTCTGGTCCTCCTCGTGGCACACCTAGTGGTTTTCGCCCAATCCATCAGAAAGAACAGATCAATCCGGGAGGCATTGCATCACGACAGATGGATTCTGGACCTTCGACATGGTGACCATGACAGTATCATGCATCTGGTGCTCCAACTGGCTAGGGAGATACGAAGCGACGGAATCACACTAGAAGAGGGGAGGGTGGACACGATCAGATGGACTCTTTGCAGCTCTGGACAGTACACCGCGCGCTCCGCCTACGATGCACAGTTTGGCGACCGCCCGGCACTCAACTTCAGAACATCAATCTGGAAGGTTTGGGCACCGGGCAAGATCAAAATGTTCCTTTGGCTACTCCACTTGGGCAGGCTCTGGTGCAACGGCAGACTACAGCGACGAGGCTGGGACAATAGCTACTTCTGTCAGTTGTGTGTGAGGAACCTCGAGACCTCGTCGCACCTCTTCTAGGAGTGCCCGTTCGCCATCGAGGCTTGGAACAAAGTGGCAACCTGGGTTGGTTGCAATGCCTTGGCACACACCATCTAGTGCATGGGCAAAACAACGGCCGAGCGCGTCTAGATGATCATCGACGGAGCAACTCCAGGCACAAGGAAGGGAACCAAATCGATGCTCTCCTTGGTCGCCTGACACATTTGGCTCGAGCGCAATGCGTGCACCTTCAGGGGGAAGACTCCAAGCGTGAGAAACATCACCGAAGCCTGCCGCCGGGACATGGAGCAATGGAGGATAGCCGGAGCAAAATGCATCGAGCACCCCTTCGGGGACATGCCATGAGAAATCGCGAACTGACTAAGTTGCTAGCTTAGGAGCCCGCTAAACTGGCAATGTACTTTTCTTTTTCACCCCattgatcactagatcaacacttGTTTTCCGCTCTCTTCCTGCTAATGAAATGAAAGCCAGTAATGGCCCTTTCAAAAAATATAGTTTTTACAACACAATAAAGAAAAAATCTCAGAACCTACAACCGAATGAATTTAAAAGTATAAGAaatacatgttggaaatatgccctagaggcaataataaatggttattattatatttctttgttcatggtaattgtctattattcatgctataattgtattgtccggaaatcgtaatacatgtgtgaatacatagaccacaacatgtccctagtaagcctctagttgactagctcgttgatcaacagatagtcatggtttcctgactatggacattggatgtcattgataacgggatcacatcattaggagaatgatgtgatggacaagacccaatcctaagcatagcataaaagatcgtgtagtttcgtttgctagagcttttccaatgtcaagtatcttttccttagaccatgagatcatgcaactcccggataccgtaagagtgctttgggtgtgccaaacgtcacaacgtaactgggtgactataaaggtgcactacgggtatctccgaaagtgtctgttgggttggcacggatcgagactgggatttgtcactccgtgtgacggagaggtatctctgggcccactcggtaatgcatcatcataatgagctcaatgtgactaaggcgttagtcacgggatcatgcattgtggtacgagtaaagagacttgccggtaactagattgaacaaggtattgggataccgacgatcgaatctcgggcaagtaacataccgattgacaaagggaattaaatacggattgattgaatcctcgacaccgtggttcatctgatgagatcatcgtggaacatgtgggagccaacatgggtatccagatcccgctgttggttattgaccggagaggcgtctcggtcatgtctgcatgtctcccgaacccgtagggtctacacacttaaggtccggtgacgctagggttgtagagatatatgtatgcggaaacccgaaagttgtttggagtcccggatgagatcccggacgtcacgagaggttccggaatggtccggaggtgaagaattatatataggaagtcaagtttcggccaccgggaaagtttcgggggttaccggtattgtaccgggaccaccggaagggtcccgggggtccaccgggtggggccacctatcccggagggccccgtgggctgaaagtgga
This window of the Triticum aestivum cultivar Chinese Spring chromosome 5D, IWGSC CS RefSeq v2.1, whole genome shotgun sequence genome carries:
- the LOC123124543 gene encoding NDR1/HIN1-like protein 1 translates to MSCCCGSLKYCCKFFGGLLGALFPIGVIILIYWAIFQPHQIRATVGSATLTGLTVTNASVVSYRLAVTLDIYNPSLRVGIYYDTLDAELSYRGASLGGPAVGASTASPAEFYQRRKSWETVKVEFDGSSGGILPGDVAAELEKEMGRGTVSLEVAVDARVRYRFNTIKIRQKPNLWCSLTIPVKPDQGRGVGGALTSGDRCSVKY